In Ovis aries strain OAR_USU_Benz2616 breed Rambouillet chromosome 14, ARS-UI_Ramb_v3.0, whole genome shotgun sequence, a single genomic region encodes these proteins:
- the CENPBD1 gene encoding tigger transposable element-derived protein 1 gives MPGKRSLNAAVIRSAKRERKAITLDVKLEVLRRFEVGEKLSQIAKALGLATSTVATIRDNKDKIKASSQIATPLRASRLTRHRSAVTETMERLLRLWLEDQSQRNVPLSVTVIQKKAKSLFDDLQREQGESSQTEKFTASKGWFVRFKERHCLPHFKMNIAAPAKEDEYPEILKSIIQEGEYTPQQVFNVDETGLYWKRLPERTFLSVEERAQPGFKSSKDRLMLLLGGNAAGDFKLKPLLVYHSENPKALKGYSKPNLPVIWRSSRKAWATRSIFHEWFTYFFCPAIEKYCAQNNLTNKALLILDKAPCHPVNLSDLSNNVRVEYLHDSTADSIQPMGQGVASAFRAHYLRRTFEHILEATDGEDTAEIREFWRNYSIMDAVDNIAVAWGELRPATMNSVWKKIWPECVHFQSASQTDGIAQLQQNIVILAKSVAVGEVGEADVDQLLQSHEEGLSNEELMQLEQEPAGEEEEGEEAAPALRQLTTRELSAAFSHFEAGLQVLTSNSPDAMWKRQVSRAINDAISCYRELYSEKERCSKQLS, from the coding sequence ATGCCTGGGAAAAGGTCCCTAAACGCCGCAGTCATCCGGAGTgccaaaagggaaaggaaagcaaTCACCCTCGACGTGAAGTTAGAAGTGTTAAGACGGTTTGAAGTGGGTGAGAAGCTCAGCCAGATCGCAAAGGCCTTAGGCCTTGCTACCTCTACAGTGGCGACCATCAGAGATAATAAAGACAAAATCAAAGCGAGTTCACAAATAGCCACTCCTTTGAGAGCCTCCCGGTTGACTCGCCACCGAAGTGCAGTCACGGAGACCATGGAGCGGTTGTTGCGCTTGTGGCTTGAAGACCAGAGCCAGCGAAACGTGCCCCTGAGTGTCACCGTTATTCAGAAGAAGGCCAAGAGTTTGTTTGATGACTTACAGCGTGAGCAAGGTGAAAGCTCTCAAACAGAAAAGTTTACTGCAAGTAAAGGGTGGTTTGTGAGATTCAAGGAACGCCACTGTTTGCCCCACTTCAAGATGAACATTGCAGCTCCTGCCAAGGAGGATGAATATCCAGAAATACTGAAGAGCATCATTCAGGAAGGTGAGTACACCCCCCAGCAAGTTTTTAATGTGGATGAGACAGgtctttattggaaaagactgccTGAAAGAACGTTTCTTTCAGTAGAAGAGAGAGCTCAGCCAGGATTTAAATCATCCAAAGATCGCTTGATGCTGCTTCTTGGTGGCAACGCAGCTGGGGACTTCAAGTTGAAACCCCTATTGGTGTACCACTCAGAAAACCCCAAGGCTCTGAAGGGGTACTCCAAGCCCAATCTGCCCGTGATTTGGCGCTCAAGCAGAAAGGCTTGGGCAACCAGGAGCATCTTTCATGAATGGTTCACATATTTTTTTTGCCCTGCCATTGAGAAATACTGTGCCCAAAATAACCTGACCAACAAAGCCCTGCTCATCTTAGACAAGGCACCATGCCACCCAGTCAATCTGAGCGATCTGTCTAATAATGTAAGAGTGGAGTATCTTCATGACAGCACAGCTGACTCGATCCAGCCCATGGGTCAAGGTGTAGCCTCTGCCTTCAGAGCTCATTACCTGAGAAGGACTTTTGAGCACATCCTAGAAGCAACAGATGGGGAGGATACAGCAGAGATCAGGGAGTTCTGGAGAAACTACAGCATCATGGACGCTGTGGACAACATTGCAGTAGCCTGGGGAGAGCTCAGACCAGCAACAATGAACAGTGTGTGGAAGAAGATTTGGCCTGAGTGTGTTCATTTCCAGAGTGCTTCCCAAACAGATGGCATTGCACAGCTTCAACAAAATATTGTGATCCTTGCCAAGAGTGTGGCTGTTGGAGAGGTGGGAGAAGCTGATGTGGACCAGCTGCTGCAGTCCCACGAGGAGGGTCTCTCGAATGAGGAGCTGATGCAGCTGGAGCAGGAGCccgcaggagaggaggaggagggtgaagAGGCTGCCCCTGCCCTGCGCCAACTAACCACACGGGAGCTGTCAGCAGCCTTCTCACATTTTGAGGCCGGCTTGCAGGTCCTTACCAGTAACAGCCCTGATGCCATGTGGAAACGTCAAGTTTCAAGAGCAATCAATGATGCAATAAGCTGCTACAGGGAGCTGTACAGTGAGAAGGAGCGGTGCTCCAAACAGCTCTCCTAG